Proteins co-encoded in one Trueperella abortisuis genomic window:
- a CDS encoding DUF4825 domain-containing protein has protein sequence MNSSSSRKSLMVQVLISIGLAMIVIIGFTWIRLTQSDATAAQAQSLEQQSSFLTHDISVIDHHREPYVGDNSNTIQALYALPLGARIDRVEIHDTDVVVMIVDGETTNERENVLYSAIAFMAAIDNARSVTYVTPGRSYYVERPAIEARFGTPLSDLLDTAEAWQGVRGLIPLEAGTLVADS, from the coding sequence ATGAACAGTTCCTCCTCGCGTAAGAGCCTGATGGTGCAGGTGCTCATCTCCATCGGGCTGGCCATGATCGTCATCATTGGCTTTACGTGGATCCGCCTGACGCAATCCGACGCCACCGCGGCGCAGGCACAATCCTTGGAACAGCAGTCGTCGTTCCTGACGCACGACATCAGCGTGATCGACCACCACCGTGAGCCCTACGTTGGCGACAACTCGAACACGATCCAGGCGCTGTACGCGCTCCCGCTGGGGGCGCGCATCGACCGAGTGGAGATCCACGACACGGACGTGGTGGTCATGATCGTCGACGGGGAGACCACCAACGAGCGGGAGAATGTCCTGTATTCGGCGATCGCGTTCATGGCCGCCATCGATAACGCCCGCTCGGTGACGTACGTGACGCCGGGCAGGAGCTACTACGTGGAGCGCCCCGCGATCGAGGCGCGCTTCGGCACCCCGCTCTCCGACCTGCTAGACACCGCGGAGGCGTGGCAGGGCGTGCGCGGGCTGATCCCGCTGGAGGCGGGTACCCTGGTCGCGGATAGTTAG